In the genome of Pseudomonas sp. P5_109, one region contains:
- a CDS encoding carboxypeptidase-like regulatory domain-containing protein has protein sequence MTTKPPNTSALTPDTQSEVIARVTLDEILDSSGALVDKNSVTFDPILELRGTAAPDRELNIRDRSSSISNVTSGSTGNWNKELDFQQGFKRYSLSAIETKRPYDFSTSYTFVLATETPIIDKVTGKDGPIESGAIYDGDWLVISGYAPPDMEVVAFNSDTSTGKKATVDRDGLFNLTFDGITAGTYSIKIKATNGKASSVFEFRVVSDVKLILCQVSDSQGVIPEGDTTYDDRVIVRGYGQPGEDVQLRNNGSLIDGATATARDDDGLWEIEIDVTPGAYSLTAQALYGDGEISEPPRNFTVESILKPHNTRVYDSDGLIEDNGSTPYNHVIARGNAAPLAQIWLKINGVIDPRPEQTDDTGKWARLVNNLNAKTTYTFFAVANYGDNAESDSWTITTG, from the coding sequence ATGACCACTAAACCACCAAACACCTCAGCACTCACGCCAGACACACAGAGTGAAGTAATCGCTAGAGTAACCCTCGATGAAATCCTAGACAGCAGCGGTGCTCTCGTTGACAAAAACAGCGTTACTTTTGACCCAATCCTGGAATTAAGGGGTACCGCCGCCCCTGATAGGGAGCTCAATATTCGCGATCGCTCATCCTCTATCAGTAATGTGACCAGCGGTAGTACAGGAAACTGGAACAAAGAACTCGACTTTCAACAGGGATTCAAGCGTTACAGCCTTAGTGCTATTGAAACAAAGAGACCTTACGACTTCTCCACATCGTATACGTTCGTTCTGGCGACAGAGACACCGATCATCGACAAAGTCACTGGCAAGGATGGTCCGATTGAAAGTGGCGCGATCTACGACGGCGACTGGTTGGTGATCTCCGGCTACGCACCTCCCGATATGGAAGTTGTAGCTTTCAACAGCGACACATCCACGGGCAAGAAAGCCACTGTTGATCGTGACGGCCTGTTCAATCTCACCTTTGATGGGATTACCGCTGGCACCTACAGCATCAAGATCAAGGCAACCAATGGCAAAGCGTCCAGCGTGTTCGAATTCCGCGTCGTATCGGATGTAAAACTGATCCTTTGTCAGGTCTCCGATTCCCAGGGGGTGATCCCTGAAGGCGACACCACCTACGACGACAGGGTTATAGTCCGCGGTTATGGCCAGCCCGGCGAAGATGTGCAACTGCGCAATAACGGCAGCCTTATCGACGGAGCAACGGCGACCGCCCGGGATGACGACGGACTCTGGGAAATCGAGATTGATGTGACACCCGGCGCCTACAGCCTGACCGCCCAGGCGCTATATGGTGATGGCGAGATTTCCGAGCCGCCCCGCAACTTTACCGTGGAATCCATCCTCAAGCCGCACAATACCCGCGTGTACGATTCGGACGGCCTGATCGAGGACAACGGTAGTACGCCATACAACCATGTAATTGCCAGGGGTAATGCGGCCCCATTAGCGCAGATCTGGCTGAAGATAAACGGAGTCATCGACCCAAGGCCGGAACAAACCGACGATACGGGTAAATGGGCCAGGTTGGTCAATAACCTGAATGCCAAAACCACTTATACATTCTTCGCGGTGGCAAACTACGGTGACAATGCCGAGTCTGACTCATGGACGATTACTACCGGGTAA